The Scophthalmus maximus strain ysfricsl-2021 chromosome 7, ASM2237912v1, whole genome shotgun sequence genome includes a window with the following:
- the skor1b gene encoding SKI family transcriptional corepressor 1 homolog-B yields the protein MDPIPAGRDSSSPPSSKQELSYPSTNNLKPNQVGSTVLYGIPIVSLVIDGQERLCLAQISNTLLKNYSYNEIHNRRVALGITCVQCTPVQLEILRRAGAMPISSRRCGMITKREAERLCKSFLGAHAPPKLPENFAFDVSHECAWGSRGNFIPARYNSSRAKCIKCSYCNMYFSPNKFIFHSHRTPESKYTQPDAANFNSWRRHLKLSDKNSPQEVLHAWEDVKAMFNGGSRKRTLPGSGSGSGSPFKSQGPNRPREPAEIPAKIPSCEDTRGGMASTRSYPVIPVPNKGFGMLQKIPPPLFPHPYGFPAFGLCQKKDDGLMGEQSKAGLPGVLWPGTKDSAYHPFPMFWPAPGALPMPPYPPTQHKPTPELLCPPRQTDMDLSEHSDRSTNTSKDSMVENDRCSSTQSARNDDDKSGDEARPLEGMTLAHRKISYVSAFRPVVKDADCIAKLYGNRGPYGGCRTGYLSPDFLSESSSYRSASPCVDSEGDPDVDVETNKTPDEEEEEEEEVVCPRTPPGLPHSVSPKGSDCKGPQESGVFDPQKMSLHVAQSSGRHVHSKPLSETHISASFTEVYTPERGELQQRISPYQFRPANYQTGILTTNDESASKEEPSSTVEEIETKSFNEQSSEENQQDPDDGEDVPVRAVPSQRDIESLAKEELQKQLLEQVELRKRLEREFQNLKDNFQDQMKRELSYREEMVQQLHIVRDVDSSPLHRVLLLQVSSAASLSHAAPHGTHPQRTTGPPAETPPAETPPAGTPPAGTPPETPRGNQVASRD from the exons ATGGATCCCATACCTGCGGGGCGAGACTCCAGCTCCCCGCCCAGCTCCAAACAAGAACTTTCCTACCCGAGCACCAACAACTTGAAGCCCAACCAGGTCGGGTCGACAGTGCTGTACGGAATACCCATCGTGTCTTTGGTGATAGATGGCCAGGAGAGACTATGCCTTGCTCAGATATCCAACACCCTGTTGAAGAATTACAGCTACAATGAGATCCACAACCGGCGCGTGGCGCTGGGGATCACCTGTGTCCAGTGCACCCCTGTCCAGCTGGAGATCCTGCGGAGGGCCGGGGCCATGCCGATCTCCTCCAGGCGCTGCGGGATGATCACCAAGCGCGAGGCAGAGAGACTTTGTAAGTCGTTCCTTGGGGCTCACGCGCCTCCTAAACTTCCAGAAAATTTCGCCTTTGACGTGTCCCACGAGTGCGCCTGGGGGAGTCGAGGCAACTTCATCCCGGCCAGATACAACAGCTCCAGGGCCAAGTGCATCAAGTGCTCCTATTGCAACATGTATTTTTCTCctaataaattcatatttcactCACATCGCACGCCGGAGTCCAAGTACACGCAGCCAGACGCTGCGAATTTTAATTCTTGGAGGCGACACCTTAAATTATCAGATAAAAACAGCCCGCAGGAGGTGTTGCACGCCTGGGAAGACGTGAAGGCCATGTTCAACGGGGGCAGTCGGAAGAGGACGCTGCCCGGCAGCGGGTCGGGTTCCGGCTCCCCGTTTAAGTCACAAGGACCCAACCGTCCCCGGGAACCGGCCGAGATACCTGCGAAGATCCCCAGCTGCGAGGACACCCGCGGCGGCATGGCGAGCACGCGCAGCTACCCGGTAATCCCGGTGCCCAATAAAGGCTTCGGGATGCTGCAAAAAATCCCTCCGCCGCTTTTCCCACATCCATACGGGTTCCCAGCTTTCGGCCTGTGCCAGAAGAAAGACGACGGTCTGATGGGAGAGCAAAGCAAGGCGGGCCTCCCGGGTGTCCTGTGGCCCGGTACCAAGGACAGCGCCTATCACCCCTTCCCCATGTTCTGGCCCGCGCCGGGCGCGTTGCCCATGCCCCCGTACCCCCCGACTCAACACAAACCCACACCGGAGCTGCTGTGTCCTCCCAGGCAGACGGACATGGACCTATCTGAGCACAGTGACCGGAGCACCAACACGTCCAAGGACAGCATGGTCGAAAACGACCGGTGCTCCAGCACGCAGTCCGCGCGTAACGACGACGACAAGTCCGGGGACGAGGCGAGGCCGCTGGAGGGGATGACACTCGCGCACCGGAAAATCAGCTACGTCTCCGCGTTCAGGCCGGTCGTCAAAGACGCCGACTGCATCGCCAAGCTGTACGGCAACAGGGGCCCCTACGGCGGGTGTCGCACCGGCTACTTGTCGCCCGATTTCCTAAGCGAAAGCTCGAGCTACCGGTCCGCGTCCCCCTGCGTGGACAGCGAGGGCGACCCGGACGTGGACGTGGAGACGAACAAGACgccagatgaggaggaggaggaggaggaggaggtggtgtgtcCCCGGACTCCTCCCGGCTTGCCACACAGCGTTTCCCCGAAGGGCTCGGACTGTAAGGGCCCGCAGGAGAGCGGCGTGTTTGACCCCCAGAAGATGAGCCTCCACGTGGCCCAGTCCTCGGGGAGACACGTGCACAGCAAGCCGCTGTCAGAGACCCACATATCCGCGTCGTTCACCGAA GTTTACACTCCGGAGAGGGGCGAGCTGCAACAAAGGATCAGTCCGTATCAGTTCAGACCTGCCAATTACCAGACTGGAATACTTACAACGAATG ACGAGAGTGCGAGTAAAGAGGAGCCGTCTTCTACAGTGGAGGAGATCGAAACGAAATCTTTTAATGAACAAAGCAGCGAAGAGAACCAGCAGGACCCGGATGACG GCGAGGACGTGCCAGTCAGAGCTGTGCCATcacagagagacatagagagtcTGGCAAAAG AGGAGCTCCAGAAGCAGCTGTTAGAGCAGGTTGAGCTGAGGAAAAGGCTGGAACGTGAATTTCAAAACTTAAAAG ATAATTTCCAGGATCAGATGAAGAGGGAGCTTTCCTACAGGGAGGAGATGGTTCAGCAGCTTCACATCGTCAGAG